The genomic interval ACCGGGATGCCCGCATTGGCGAACGACATCGCGATGCCGCCGCCCATGGTGCCGGCGCCGATGATCGCGACGCGCGACACCGGGCGCGGCTTGGTGCCGTCCGGCACGCCGTCGACCTTGGCGGCTTCACGCTCGGCGAAGAACGCGTAGCGCTGCGCCTTCGACTGATCGGACACGACGAGCTTCATGAAGCCCTCGCGCTCCTTCTTCAGCCCCTCTTCGAACGGCAGATCGATCGCGGCGCCGATCGCGTCGGCGCAGGCGAACGGCGCTTCGAGGCCGCGCGCCTTCTTGGTCATCGCCGCGACCGCATTGGTGAAGATCGAGCGATCGGCCTTGGCGGCGGCGAGCTTGGAATCATCGTCGCGCAGCCGAGGCAGCGGGCGCTTCTCGGCCACCACCTTCTTGGCGAACGCCACCGCGCCCGCGACCAGATTCTCGACGATCTCTTCGACCAGCCCGTGCTTGAGCGCTTCAGCGGCGCCGATCGGGCTGCCGCCGACGATCATCTGCACGGCGAGCTCAGGACCGACCGCGCGCGGCAGGCGCTGCGTACCGCCGGCGCCCGGCAAGAGGCCGAGCTTGACTTCCGGCAGACCGAGCTTGGCTTCCTTGACGGCGACGCGGAAATGGCAGCCGAGCGCGACTTCGAGACCGCCGCCGAGCGCGGTGCCGTGGATCGCAGCAATCGTCGGCTTCGGGGAATTCTCCAGCGCGGCGATGACGTCGTTGAGCGCCGGCGGCTGCGCCGGCTTGCCGAATTCGGTGATGTCGGCGCCGGCGATGAAGGTGCGGCCCGCGCACACCAGCACGATCGCCTGCACGGCGGGATCGGCAACGGCGGCGTTGACGTTTTCCAGAATGCCGCGGCGAACAGCCGCACTGAGCGCATTGACCGGCGGACTGTCGACCGTGACGATCGCGACCTGATCCTGCGTTGCGCGTGTGACTACTTCGCTCATGCCGTTCTCCTTGGGTTTGCGTTTCTTAGTTTGTTTCGCACTGCGAAAATTAATTCCACATCTTGACAGCGAGGGTTATTTTGAAGAGCGTCGATTGTCAACGACGTCCATAAAACCAAAAGCCGTGCAGGGATGAAGCGTCCACCGAAGAAACCCGCAACCGACCGCAGTTTCGTGGTGGCTCTGTCCCGCGGCCTGGAAGTGCTTCGCGCATTCGGCCCCAATGACGGGCTGCTCGGCAACCAGGAATTGGCGGCGCGCACCAAATTGCCCAAGCCGACGATCTCGCGGCTGACCTACACCCTCACCAAGCTCGGCTATCTCACGCAGGTTCCGCGCTTCGAAAAGTATCAACTCGCGCCGGCCGCGATGTCGCTAGGCTATGCGGCGCTCGCCAATCTCGGCGTCCGGCATTTGTCACAGCCTTACCGCGACGAATTGATGCAGCAGACCGGAGGCGCAGTCGCGGTCGGCGCGCGCGACCGGATCAGCATGATCTATGTCGGCCAGGCACGATCGAGCCTCACCGTCGGCGTGCAACTCGACGTCGGCTCGCGAATCCCGATCGCCACCACCGCGATGGGCCGCGCTTACTTGTGTGCGCTGCAAAGCGAAGAACGCGCGGTTTTAATGAAGGAAATGCGCGAATACTACGGCAGCCGCTGGCCGCGCATCAAAGAGGGCATCGAACGCTCCGAGGAAATGGTCGCCAAGCACGGCTTTGCAATCTCGGTCGGCGAGTGGCAGGACGACGTGCACGCCGCGGGCGTTGCACTCACACTCAACGATGGTACCGGCCCCTACGCGTTCAACTGTGGCGCGCCGGCTTTCCGTTTCACGGAAGAGCGGCTGATCAACGACATTGGACCTCGCCTTGTCGCGATGGTAAGGAAAATCGAAGCGGCGCTCGGGGGAGTAGCTGCGCCGCAACCAAGAAAATCCGATAACAAAAGAACAAAAGGAGGGAAAGTTGCGCGTGTCGTCGAGGGGATCAGGTAGCAAAACGCTGCCTCGACCGGGCCACTGCAAATGATGCAGGCTCAGTCTTCTTCTTCCGCGTCGCCGCTTCTCGCGGTGCGCGACGTCAGCGTCGTGTTCGGTGGCATCGTCGCCCTGAACGGCATTTCTTTCAACATGCAAAAGGGTCAGATCCTCGGACTGATCGGCCCGAACGGCGCCGGCAAGACCACGTTGTTCAACTGCCTGTCGCGGCTGTATCAGCCGAGCAAAGGCGACATCCTGCTCGAAGGCGAGAGCATTCTGACGCGGCCGCCGCACCGCATCGCGGAGATCGGCATCGGCCGCACGTTCCAGAACGTCGCGCTGTTCCCGAACATGTCGGTGATCGACAACGTGCGCGTCGGCGCGCATTGCCGCACCAACAGCGATATCGTTTCGGATTCGCTGCGCATGCCGTGGATCCGCAGCACCGAAAAGGCGCTGAACAAGAAGGTCGACGATATCCTCGGCTATCTCGATCTGCGCAGCGTCGGCCACACCACGGTGTCGGGCCTGCCGTTCGGCACCCAGAAGCGGGTCGAGCTGGCGCGCGCGCTCGCCGCCGAGCCGAAGATCCTGCTGCTCGACGAGCCGGCCGGCGGTCTCAATCACGAGGAAGTCTATATCCTCGGCGACCTGATCCGCCGCATTCGCGACGACCGCGGCATCACCGTGCTGCTGGTCGAACACCACATGGGCATGGTGATGTCCACAGCCGACTACGTGGTCGCGCTCAATTTCGGACGCAAGCTCGCAGAGGGGACGCCGACCCAGGTGCAGAACGACCCGGATGTGATCAAGGCCTATCTGGGGAGCAAAGACGAACAATGACCGCGATGCTCAACGTTCGCGACCTGCGCGCCTATTACGGCCAGGTCCAAGCGCTGCACGGGCTCGAATTCGACCTGCACGAAGGCAGCCTCACCACCCTGCTCGGCGCCAACGGCGCGGGCAAGACCACCACGCTGCGGGCGATCTGCAACATGGTGCGTTCGACCGGCACGATCGAATTCGAAGGCAAGGCCATCAACCGAAGCTCGACGGAATCCATCGTCAAGCTCGGCATCGCCCACGTGCCTCAGGGCCGCGGCACCTTCACCACGATGACCGTGGAGGAGAATCTGCAGCTCGGCGCGATGACCCGCAAGGATACCAAGGCGATCGCCTCGGACATCGAGCGGATGTACGCGCATTTCCCGGTGCTCAAGCAGCGCCACACCCAGCAGGCCGGCACGTTGTCCGGCGGTGAACAGCAGATGCTCGCGGTCGCCCGCGCGCTGATGCTGCGGCCGCGGCTGATGCTGCTGGACGAGCCCTCGTTCGGCCTCGCGCCGCTGATCGTGCGGGATCTGTTCAAGATCCTCGGCAAGATCAACCGCGAGGACAAGGTCACCATCCTGGTGGTCGAACAGAACGCCCAGCTCGCGCTCGAACTCGCCGACAAGGCGTATGTGATCGAGACCGGGCGGATCGTGATGTCTGGCAATGCGGCGGAAATCGCCAGCAACGAAGACGTCCGCAAATCTTATCTGGGCTACTGAGGAGACGGCCATGGATCTGTTTCTGAACCAAATCCTGGCTGGCATCGCCACCGGTGCGATCTATGCCTGTATGGCGCTCGCCGTGGTGATGATCTACCAGGCGATCGACCACCTCAACTTCGCCCAGGGCGAAATGGCGATGTTCTCGACCTTCATCGCCTGGCAGCTGATGCAGTGGGGCGTGCCGTATTGGGGCGCGTTCGTGCTGACGCTGGCATTCTCGTTCGCGGGCGGCGTGATCATCGAGCGGGCGCTGTTCAAGCCGCTCGGCAACGCGCCGGTGCTGACCCACGTCGCGGGCTTCATCGCCCTGTTCGCGATCATCAACTCGGTCGCGGGCCTGACCTGGGACTTCACCATCAAGCAGTTCCCGTCGCCGTTCGGCTCCTCGCCGTTCCTCGGCAGCCAGCTGATCTCGACCCACCAGGCCGGGATGATCGGCGTCACCATCGTGCTGCTGATCCTGCTGTTCCTGTTCTTCCAGTACACCAGGATCGGTCTGGCGATGCGGGCGGCGGCGTCGCAGCCTGAATCGGCGCGGCTGGTCGGCATCAACACATCGTGGATGATCGCCCTCGGTTGGGGCATGGCGGCCGCGATCGGTTCGATCGCCGGCATGCTGATCGCTCCGGTGGTGTTCCTCGAGCCCAACATGATGGGCGGCGTGCTGATCTACGGGTTTGCCGCAGCGGTGCTCGGCGGTCTGTCCAGTCCGTTCGGCGCAGTGGTCGGCGGTTTCCTGGTCGGCGTGTTCGAGAACCTCGCGGGCACCTACATCCCGGGTGTCGGCAACGAACTCAAACTGCCGATCGCCCTGGCGCTGATCGTCACCGTGCTCGTCGTGAAACCCACTGGCCTGTTCGGCCGCACCATCGTCAAGCGAGTCTGAACATGAGCGCACTCCAGGAAATCGTCAACGATACCCAACCGGTCGAGACCACGCCGAAGAAGTACATGGCGCTCGGCAACACCGCCTCGGTCGTGGTGGTGTTGCTGTTGTGTCTCGCCCCGCTGGTCGCCAAGAACTTCATCATCTTCCAGATGACGATGGTTCTGATCTACGCCATCGCCGTGTTGGCGCTGAACATCTTGACCGGCGGCTCCGGCCAGTTCTCGCTCGGCCAGAGCGCGTTCTACGCGGTCGGCGCCTACACCTCGGCGATCCTGATGGAGAACTTCGGCGTCAACTACGCGTTGACGCTGCCGATCTCCGGCGCGATCTGCTTCATCTGCGGCTATCTGTTCGGCCTGCCGGCGCTGCGATTGAGCGGCATCTATCTGGCTCTCGCGACCTTCGCGCTCGCCACCGCGATGCCGCAGCTCCTCAAGCTGCACTACTTCGAGCACTGGACCGGCGGCGTCCAGGGTCTGGTCATCACCAAGCCCGACGCGCCGTTCGGCCTGCCGATGTCCCAGGACATGTGGCTGTACTACTTCGTGCTGGTGGTCTCGATGGCGATCTACGTCGCCTCGGTCAACCTGCTGAAGTCTCGCTCCGGCCGGGCCATGATGGCGATCCGCGACAACGAAATCGCGGCTTCGGCGATGGGCGTGGACGTGGCGCGCTACAAGACGCTGGCGTTCGGCATCAGCGCCGGCATCACCGGCGTCGCCGGCGGCCTCGGCGCCATCGCGGTGCAGTTCGTCGCACCGGACAGCTACACCATCCAGCTCGCGATCGCGCTGTTCCTCGGCATGGTGGTCGGCGGCGTCGGCTGGCTGCCGGGCTCGATCGTCGGTGCGGCGTTCATCGTGTTCGTGCCGAACATCGCGGAAGGCTTCTCCAAGGGTCTGTCCGGCGCGGTGTTCGGTGTGATCCTCGTCCTGATCATCTTCCTGCTGCCGCACGGCTCGCGGCAGATCGCCTACACGGTGCAGAACTGGGTGCACAAACTCGGCCGGCGGGCATAACCCGCCCGCACCGACCACTGCCAGCCCCTCGCGACCCGTTCGCGAGGGGCTTTTTCTTTACCCGCACTATGATCCCTGCCGCCCTCTGCACCATCGGCGGGGCTGTTGCCCGATCGGAGGGTGTCCCTGGAGGAACGGCGGGCGTATGCAGGATGGCAGCGAAGCGCGCCGCGGTCCGCACGCGCCCATGATCCGATCGAGCCATGCCATCCTTGAGCTTTTGCCGTGCGCGCCGAGGCGCGCTGCTGGCGCTGTCCGCCGCCGTTCTCGCCCTCGCCTCTCCGGCCCGCGCCGAGAGCCCTGCGGCGACAGGCACCGCCACGATCCGCATCGGCAATCTGATGCCGTACTCGGGACCGGCATCTGCCTACTCGATCGTCGGCCGGATCGAGCAGGCGTATTTCAAGATGATCAACGATCACGGCGGCATCAACGGCCGGCAGATCGAGTTCATCTCGTATGACGACGGCTACAATCCCGCCAAGGCGGTCGAGCAGGTGCGCAAGCTGGTCGAACGCGACGAGGTGTTGATGGTGTTCAGCGCGATGGGCACGCCGACCAACGCCGCAATCCAGAAATATCTGAACCTCAAGCAGGTGCCGCAATTGTTCGCCGCCAGCGGCGCCACCCGGTTCGGCGATCCCAAGGCGTTTCCCTGGACGATGGGTTGGCAGCCGCCGTACCAGACCGAAGGCCGGGTCTATGCCAAGTACATCCTGGCCACCAAGCCGACCGCACGGATCGCGGTGCTGTACCAGAACGACGATCTCGGCCGCGATCTGCTCAAAGGACTCAAGGACGGGCTCGGCGATCGGGCCACGTCGATGATCGCCGCAGAAGAGAGCTACGAGGTCACCGAGCCGTCGGTCGACAACCACGTGGCGCGGATGAAGGCCTCGGGCGCCGACGTGTTCGTGTCGATCACCACGCCGAAGTTCGCCGCCCAGAGCATCCGCGCCGCCGCCACGCTGGAGTGGCATCCGCTGTATGTGCAGGCGCTGGTGTCGGCCTCGATCGCCGCGGTGATCCGGCCCGCCGGCCTCGACGCCGCCCAGGGGCTGGTGTCGGCCGCCTACAACAGGGACGCGGCCGATCCGCAGTGGCGTGACGATGCGGGCATGAAGCGGTTCCACGCCTTCCTCGACGCCTATGCACCGGACGTCGACCGCGGCGACAATTCGGTGGCCTACGGCTATGGCGCCGCGCAGTGCCTCGTCGAAGTGCTGCGCCGCGCCGGCGACGATCTCAGCCGCGCCAACATCATGAAGCAGGCCGCCAGCCTGCAGGACTATGCGCCCGACACCCTGCTGCCAGGCATCACGGTGAACACTGCCGCAGACGACTTCCATCCGATCGAGCAGCTTCGGATGATGCGGTTCTCCGGCGACCATTGGGAACTGTTCGGCCCGGTGATCGGCGGCGAGCTGCGCAACTAAGCTGCGCCGCCGCCCCTCCCACGCAGCCTCTATATTTATCGCCCTGCGGCATTTGGCAGCCTGCCGCAGTGCGGTTGTAATTCCGCTTTTGGTTGCTGCATACGCGAGAAGCGTGTTCAATCGGCTCCGGACCTCGACGTCCACACAAGAAGAATCGAAAATCCCAAGGAGCCTGTATTGATGCCCACCTTCCGTTCGCGCGCGCTTGCCGCCTCGGCAGCCGTCGCCGTCAGTTTTGCCGCATTCACCGGCACCGCTTTCGCCCAGAAGAAATACGACACCGGCGCGTCCGATACCGAGATCAAGATCGGCAACATCATGCCCTATTCGGGCCCGGCGTCGGCTTACGGCACCATCGGCAAGACCGAGGAAGCCTACTTCCGGATGATCAACGAACAGGGCGGCATCAACGGCCGCAAGATCAACTTCATCAGCTACGATGACGCCTACTCGCCCCCGAAGGCGGTGGAGCAGGTGCGCAAGCTGGTCGAGGGCGATGAAGTGCTGGCGGTGTTCAATCCGCTCGGCACGCCCTCCAATACGGCGATCCAGAAGTATCTCAACGCCAAGAAGGTGCCGCAGCTGTTCGTCGCTACCGGCGCCAGCAAGTGGAACGATCCGAAGACGTTCCCGTGGACGAT from Rhodopseudomonas palustris carries:
- a CDS encoding ABC transporter ATP-binding protein, whose translation is MMQAQSSSSASPLLAVRDVSVVFGGIVALNGISFNMQKGQILGLIGPNGAGKTTLFNCLSRLYQPSKGDILLEGESILTRPPHRIAEIGIGRTFQNVALFPNMSVIDNVRVGAHCRTNSDIVSDSLRMPWIRSTEKALNKKVDDILGYLDLRSVGHTTVSGLPFGTQKRVELARALAAEPKILLLDEPAGGLNHEEVYILGDLIRRIRDDRGITVLLVEHHMGMVMSTADYVVALNFGRKLAEGTPTQVQNDPDVIKAYLGSKDEQ
- a CDS encoding ABC transporter ATP-binding protein; protein product: MTAMLNVRDLRAYYGQVQALHGLEFDLHEGSLTTLLGANGAGKTTTLRAICNMVRSTGTIEFEGKAINRSSTESIVKLGIAHVPQGRGTFTTMTVEENLQLGAMTRKDTKAIASDIERMYAHFPVLKQRHTQQAGTLSGGEQQMLAVARALMLRPRLMLLDEPSFGLAPLIVRDLFKILGKINREDKVTILVVEQNAQLALELADKAYVIETGRIVMSGNAAEIASNEDVRKSYLGY
- a CDS encoding ABC transporter substrate-binding protein, whose translation is MPSLSFCRARRGALLALSAAVLALASPARAESPAATGTATIRIGNLMPYSGPASAYSIVGRIEQAYFKMINDHGGINGRQIEFISYDDGYNPAKAVEQVRKLVERDEVLMVFSAMGTPTNAAIQKYLNLKQVPQLFAASGATRFGDPKAFPWTMGWQPPYQTEGRVYAKYILATKPTARIAVLYQNDDLGRDLLKGLKDGLGDRATSMIAAEESYEVTEPSVDNHVARMKASGADVFVSITTPKFAAQSIRAAATLEWHPLYVQALVSASIAAVIRPAGLDAAQGLVSAAYNRDAADPQWRDDAGMKRFHAFLDAYAPDVDRGDNSVAYGYGAAQCLVEVLRRAGDDLSRANIMKQAASLQDYAPDTLLPGITVNTAADDFHPIEQLRMMRFSGDHWELFGPVIGGELRN
- a CDS encoding branched-chain amino acid ABC transporter permease yields the protein MSALQEIVNDTQPVETTPKKYMALGNTASVVVVLLLCLAPLVAKNFIIFQMTMVLIYAIAVLALNILTGGSGQFSLGQSAFYAVGAYTSAILMENFGVNYALTLPISGAICFICGYLFGLPALRLSGIYLALATFALATAMPQLLKLHYFEHWTGGVQGLVITKPDAPFGLPMSQDMWLYYFVLVVSMAIYVASVNLLKSRSGRAMMAIRDNEIAASAMGVDVARYKTLAFGISAGITGVAGGLGAIAVQFVAPDSYTIQLAIALFLGMVVGGVGWLPGSIVGAAFIVFVPNIAEGFSKGLSGAVFGVILVLIIFLLPHGSRQIAYTVQNWVHKLGRRA
- a CDS encoding branched-chain amino acid ABC transporter permease, whose product is MDLFLNQILAGIATGAIYACMALAVVMIYQAIDHLNFAQGEMAMFSTFIAWQLMQWGVPYWGAFVLTLAFSFAGGVIIERALFKPLGNAPVLTHVAGFIALFAIINSVAGLTWDFTIKQFPSPFGSSPFLGSQLISTHQAGMIGVTIVLLILLFLFFQYTRIGLAMRAAASQPESARLVGINTSWMIALGWGMAAAIGSIAGMLIAPVVFLEPNMMGGVLIYGFAAAVLGGLSSPFGAVVGGFLVGVFENLAGTYIPGVGNELKLPIALALIVTVLVVKPTGLFGRTIVKRV
- a CDS encoding IclR family transcriptional regulator, which gives rise to MKRPPKKPATDRSFVVALSRGLEVLRAFGPNDGLLGNQELAARTKLPKPTISRLTYTLTKLGYLTQVPRFEKYQLAPAAMSLGYAALANLGVRHLSQPYRDELMQQTGGAVAVGARDRISMIYVGQARSSLTVGVQLDVGSRIPIATTAMGRAYLCALQSEERAVLMKEMREYYGSRWPRIKEGIERSEEMVAKHGFAISVGEWQDDVHAAGVALTLNDGTGPYAFNCGAPAFRFTEERLINDIGPRLVAMVRKIEAALGGVAAPQPRKSDNKRTKGGKVARVVEGIR